The Candidatus Thioglobus sp. DNA window CCTACAGCAGGAAAGGCAGACTTGCGACCTTTCCATAAATCCAAGCGCTCTTTTTCGTTGTTTGATACTCTAATGCTAGATGCGGATGATAAAACTTTTAAAACTACCTCAAGCTCAGCCTGAACTTCAGACTCTGAGCCATCTAATTCACACAATAATAACGCCTGCGCATCTAGTGGATAACCCACTTTAGCAAAGCCTTCTGCAGCTTCAATGGCGAAACTATCCATCATTTCAAGACCTGCCGGAATAATGCCTGCCTTAATAATTTCAGCCACTGAATTGGCACAATTACGCACCGAGTCAAATCCAGCCATTACTACTCTGGCTAATTTAGGCGTTCGGGTTAGCTTAACTGTAATTTCTACAATAACGCCTAGCAAACCTTCAGATCCATTCATGACTGCTAACAAGCCAAGTCCTTGATCATCTCTAGATAAAACCAACTCTTCGCCATCAATGGTTAATATTTTAACCGCCTCAACATTATGCACAGTCAAACCATACTTTAAACAATGTACACCGC harbors:
- a CDS encoding FAD-binding oxidoreductase, with the protein product GVHCLKYGLTVHNVEAVKILTIDGEELVLSRDDQGLGLLAVMNGSEGLLGVIVEITVKLTRTPKLARVVMAGFDSVRNCANSVAEIIKAGIIPAGLEMMDSFAIEAAEGFAKVGYPLDAQALLLCELDGSESEVQAELEVVLKVLSSASSIRVSNNEKERLDLWKGRKSAFPAVGRLSPDYYCMDGTIPRRHLADMLEKINTLSKKYKLRVANVFHAGDGNLHPLILYDANIPGELERTEEFGTEILRLSVDMGGSITGEHGVGVEKLDAMCHQFNDKELEIFHQIKAVFDPELLLNPGKAIPELHRCAELGSMHVHHGQLPHPELERF